A window from Halomicrobium urmianum encodes these proteins:
- a CDS encoding class I SAM-dependent DNA methyltransferase — protein MARDGYRGTAARFYDVHAREFDRDGAAFYRRLASDADGPALELACGTGRVYLDLLRSGVDVDGLDRSADALSVLRENVDADGRSPTVWQADMTDFAVDREYALVYCPFNAVQHALTVGDQLALFRCVSDALAPGGRFVFDVFVPSFEVICEEYGDWETKSVRFDGEPHEFRTRTRIVDEVEQRFEVTNELRDADGNHLFEESFPLALLPKPHVGLLARLSPFDDWHVDGGFGGEPIADGDETQVWTLETAE, from the coding sequence ATGGCTCGCGACGGCTACCGGGGTACCGCAGCGCGTTTCTACGACGTCCACGCCCGCGAGTTCGACCGCGACGGCGCGGCCTTCTATCGGCGGCTGGCGTCCGACGCGGACGGTCCCGCCCTCGAACTCGCCTGCGGGACCGGTCGGGTGTACCTCGACCTGCTCCGGTCCGGGGTCGACGTCGACGGACTCGATCGGTCCGCGGACGCCCTCTCGGTTCTCCGCGAGAACGTGGACGCCGACGGCCGCTCGCCGACCGTCTGGCAGGCAGACATGACGGACTTCGCCGTCGACCGCGAGTACGCGCTGGTCTACTGTCCGTTCAACGCCGTCCAGCACGCGCTCACCGTTGGGGACCAGCTCGCTCTCTTCCGATGCGTCTCCGACGCGCTGGCTCCCGGCGGCCGGTTCGTCTTCGACGTGTTCGTCCCCTCCTTCGAGGTCATCTGCGAAGAGTACGGCGACTGGGAGACCAAGTCGGTTCGATTCGACGGCGAACCCCACGAGTTCCGCACGCGCACCCGCATCGTCGACGAGGTCGAACAGCGCTTCGAGGTGACGAACGAACTCCGCGACGCCGACGGTAACCACCTCTTCGAGGAGTCGTTCCCGCTGGCGCTGCTCCCCAAACCCCACGTCGGACTGCTCGCCCGCCTGTCCCCCTTCGACGACTGGCACGTGGACGGCGGCTTCGGCGGCGAACCGATCGCCGACGGCGACGAGACGCAGGTGTGGACGTTGGAGACTGCGGAGTAG
- a CDS encoding CheF family chemotaxis protein, whose translation MSESVIADFVGQFNAEVMTRAEPVQGRVLLSQKRLVLAANEDDKLTIPLSAVFDVAVGHVPPDLGDFFQSTVTVAFERGGQRSVAVVEADDEKVEKFSTVLFKAIINGTDTSVTERARVGGRVTDEGFESAKLYVEAGTVEFRRPDGSFAVSLETVTDFERGRREIGGEERPVLTFRHMKAGRAVTTVAAVPSSRKLSILGRYLRLEYTDLVQELEDVELTDDKTELLVAMYSTGDSEGMPLASVVGKDGSEVTMLLRDLQEDGLVQDSPDGPALTPKGEVVASKHLEDVNH comes from the coding sequence ATGTCGGAGTCCGTCATCGCCGATTTCGTGGGGCAGTTCAACGCGGAGGTGATGACCCGGGCCGAGCCGGTGCAGGGGCGGGTCCTCCTCAGCCAGAAGCGCCTGGTGCTGGCCGCCAACGAGGACGACAAGCTGACGATTCCGCTCTCCGCCGTCTTCGACGTCGCCGTCGGTCACGTCCCGCCGGATCTGGGCGACTTCTTCCAGTCGACGGTCACCGTCGCCTTCGAGCGCGGCGGCCAGCGGTCGGTCGCCGTCGTCGAGGCCGACGACGAGAAGGTCGAGAAGTTCTCGACGGTGCTGTTCAAGGCCATCATCAACGGCACCGACACCTCCGTCACGGAGCGGGCCCGCGTGGGCGGTCGCGTCACCGACGAGGGGTTCGAGAGCGCCAAGCTGTACGTCGAGGCCGGCACCGTCGAGTTCCGCCGGCCCGACGGCTCCTTCGCGGTCTCGCTGGAGACCGTGACCGACTTCGAGCGCGGCCGCCGCGAGATCGGCGGCGAGGAGCGCCCCGTACTGACCTTCCGGCACATGAAGGCGGGCCGCGCCGTCACCACCGTCGCCGCCGTCCCCTCCTCGCGGAAGCTGTCCATCCTCGGTCGCTACCTCCGCCTTGAGTACACCGACCTCGTCCAAGAACTGGAGGACGTCGAGCTCACCGACGACAAGACGGAGCTGCTGGTCGCGATGTACTCCACCGGCGACTCGGAGGGGATGCCACTGGCCAGCGTCGTCGGCAAGGACGGCTCCGAGGTCACCATGCTCCTGCGCGACCTGCAGGAGGACGGCCTCGTCCAGGACTCCCCCGACGGCCCCGCGCTCACGCCCAAGGGCGAGGTCGTCGCCAGCAAGCACCTGGAAGACGTCAATCACTAG
- a CDS encoding DUF7112 family protein encodes MADRLPSDHDAVETHRVTVASVGRTDRPKVELPDGIDADEGDVVRLVLDGEEYHARVDGALDGSLVVSHVADNARLAREGDGDNRLAEWVDASGVALGGSAHLDVITAGYKYGLREPGKRVVYSATDAPDSSLADIARDLDG; translated from the coding sequence GTGGCAGACCGGCTGCCGAGCGACCACGACGCCGTCGAGACGCATCGCGTGACGGTCGCCAGCGTCGGCCGGACCGACCGCCCGAAGGTCGAACTCCCCGACGGGATCGACGCCGACGAGGGCGACGTGGTCCGCCTGGTGCTGGACGGCGAGGAGTACCACGCCCGCGTCGACGGCGCGCTCGACGGCAGCCTCGTGGTGAGCCACGTCGCCGACAACGCGCGCCTGGCCCGCGAGGGCGACGGGGACAACCGCCTCGCCGAGTGGGTCGACGCCAGCGGCGTCGCGCTCGGCGGCTCGGCCCACCTCGACGTTATCACGGCCGGCTACAAGTACGGCCTCCGCGAGCCGGGCAAGCGCGTCGTCTACAGCGCGACGGACGCCCCCGACTCGTCGCTGGCGGACATCGCGCGCGACCTCGACGGATAG
- a CDS encoding 30S ribosomal protein S6e has translation MAEFTVAVSDPEDGTTYQIDVDGQDANRFIGREIGEDVDGGAVGLDGYTLELTGGSDDAGRPMRPDVRGDDLKSILTDGGVGFNPTRDGERKRITVRGREVSDATAQVNAKITERGSDDVDDLLGDEE, from the coding sequence ATGGCTGAATTCACGGTCGCCGTCTCCGACCCGGAGGACGGCACCACGTACCAGATCGACGTGGACGGACAGGACGCAAACCGCTTCATCGGTCGCGAGATCGGCGAGGATGTCGACGGCGGCGCCGTCGGCCTCGACGGCTACACGCTCGAGCTGACCGGCGGCTCCGACGACGCCGGCCGGCCGATGCGACCGGACGTCCGCGGCGACGACCTCAAGTCGATCCTCACCGACGGCGGCGTCGGCTTCAACCCGACCCGCGACGGCGAGCGCAAGCGCATCACCGTCCGCGGCCGCGAGGTCTCCGACGCGACGGCGCAGGTCAACGCGAAGATCACCGAGCGCGGCAGCGACGACGTCGACGACCTCCTGGGCGACGAGGAGTAG
- a CDS encoding dCTP deaminase, with product MYEQYVTDVVHEPTQTEDEGFDLTVAEVYEVVEPGRVDFGGGELEPAGTAPHDSEKRNPDDDYEWWHLSEGQYLLEYNESLTGDAAVTVQPRTELLERGVSHPTLRVDELPRVPLSVGGAGIRIKENARVSTIVHAEE from the coding sequence ATGTACGAGCAGTACGTCACGGACGTCGTCCACGAACCGACCCAGACAGAGGACGAGGGGTTCGACCTCACCGTCGCCGAGGTGTACGAGGTGGTCGAACCCGGACGTGTCGACTTCGGGGGCGGCGAACTCGAACCCGCCGGGACCGCGCCCCACGACAGCGAGAAGCGGAACCCCGACGACGACTACGAGTGGTGGCACCTCAGCGAGGGCCAGTACCTGCTGGAGTACAACGAGTCGCTGACGGGCGACGCCGCCGTCACGGTCCAGCCCCGGACGGAACTGCTGGAGCGGGGCGTCTCGCACCCGACGCTGCGCGTCGACGAACTGCCCCGCGTCCCGCTGTCGGTCGGCGGTGCCGGAATACGGATCAAGGAGAACGCGCGGGTGAGTACGATCGTGCACGCCGAGGAGTAG
- a CDS encoding aminopeptidase, with protein MDQRIREHAETLVDWSARVEAGDDVVVHVDEGAHDLAVAVAEALGDRGANLLATYGSDELTRAYLRAHDGDFGEDPAYERELYERADSVLILKGSNNTAGTSDVPSERRQAYNRSRQAIREARLDTDWVSTQHPTRAMAQQAGMSYEAYRDFVYDATLRDWESLAEEMGRLKETLDDGSEVRIEGAGTDLTMAIENRTAVNSAASVAYDSHNLPSGEVFTAPEATAGEVTFDVPMTVHGTRVRDVRLTFEDGEVVDYAAAQGEATIAEVLETDDGARRLGELGVGANRGVDRITDNILFDEKMGGTVHLALGRAYDACLSGGEAGNDSAVHVDLITDLREEGRLLVDGEAVLEAGAFAWE; from the coding sequence ATGGACCAGCGCATCCGGGAACACGCCGAGACGCTCGTCGACTGGAGCGCCCGCGTCGAGGCGGGCGACGACGTGGTCGTCCACGTCGACGAGGGCGCCCACGACCTCGCGGTGGCCGTCGCCGAGGCGCTCGGCGACCGCGGCGCGAACCTCCTGGCGACGTACGGCTCCGACGAGCTCACCCGGGCGTACCTGCGCGCCCACGACGGCGACTTCGGCGAGGACCCCGCCTACGAGCGCGAACTGTACGAGCGCGCGGACTCCGTCCTGATCCTGAAGGGCTCGAACAACACCGCCGGGACCAGCGACGTGCCGAGCGAGCGCCGGCAGGCGTACAACCGTTCGCGGCAGGCCATCCGCGAGGCCCGCCTGGACACGGACTGGGTGTCGACCCAGCACCCCACGCGGGCGATGGCCCAGCAGGCCGGCATGAGCTACGAGGCCTACCGCGACTTCGTCTACGACGCCACGCTGCGGGACTGGGAGTCGCTGGCCGAGGAGATGGGCCGGCTGAAGGAGACCCTCGACGACGGCAGCGAGGTCCGCATCGAGGGTGCGGGGACCGATCTGACGATGGCGATCGAGAACCGGACCGCCGTCAACAGCGCCGCGAGCGTGGCCTACGACTCCCACAACCTCCCCTCCGGCGAGGTGTTCACCGCGCCCGAAGCGACGGCGGGCGAGGTGACCTTCGACGTGCCCATGACCGTCCACGGCACGCGGGTCCGGGACGTCCGCCTGACCTTCGAGGACGGCGAGGTCGTCGACTACGCGGCCGCACAGGGCGAGGCGACCATCGCGGAGGTGCTGGAGACGGACGACGGCGCGCGGCGCCTGGGCGAACTCGGCGTCGGGGCGAACCGCGGCGTCGACCGGATCACCGACAACATCCTCTTCGACGAGAAGATGGGGGGCACCGTCCACCTCGCACTGGGCCGGGCCTACGACGCCTGTCTGTCCGGGGGCGAGGCCGGCAACGACAGCGCCGTCCACGTCGACCTGATCACCGACCTCCGCGAGGAGGGTCGCCTGCTCGTCGACGGCGAGGCGGTGCTGGAGGCCGGCGCGTTCGCCTGGGAGTAG
- a CDS encoding Gfo/Idh/MocA family protein, translated as MDFGVLSTAHIGIDYVIPAIQASEHRVAAIASRDADRADDVAAETGIDRSYGSYEALLSDDGIDAVYNPLPNALHAEWTRKAADAGRHVLCEKPLTRDPGAANDLFDYCEERGVTLMEAFMYRFHPRTERALEIVREELGAVRHVEATFTFQMGDRTDNFRLDPDLDGGALMDVGCYAVSAARNFLGEPDRAYATAVDRYDSGVDSHLAGTLEYGDGPTAHVVGSFDAPHTERYRVLTEDGRVEAADPFGPEPDQPVSLTWVKDGEEHTETFDAVDHYRLQAEAFADAVDSGRTPRVDRAETVGNAAAIDALYESAERGESVAVDAE; from the coding sequence ATGGACTTCGGCGTTCTCAGCACGGCCCACATCGGCATCGACTACGTGATCCCGGCGATCCAGGCCAGCGAGCACCGCGTGGCGGCTATCGCCTCGCGGGACGCCGACCGCGCCGACGATGTCGCGGCGGAGACGGGCATCGACCGCTCGTACGGGAGCTACGAGGCGCTGCTCTCCGACGACGGGATCGACGCCGTCTACAATCCGCTGCCCAACGCCCTCCACGCGGAGTGGACCCGGAAGGCCGCCGACGCGGGCCGGCACGTCCTCTGCGAGAAGCCGCTGACCCGCGACCCGGGAGCGGCCAACGATCTGTTCGACTACTGCGAGGAGCGCGGGGTGACGCTGATGGAGGCGTTCATGTACAGGTTCCACCCGCGAACCGAGCGAGCGCTGGAGATCGTCCGGGAGGAACTGGGCGCGGTCCGCCACGTCGAGGCCACGTTCACCTTCCAGATGGGCGACCGAACGGACAACTTCCGTCTGGACCCGGACCTCGACGGCGGGGCGCTGATGGACGTGGGCTGCTACGCCGTCAGCGCGGCTCGGAACTTCCTCGGCGAGCCCGACCGCGCATACGCCACGGCCGTGGACCGCTACGACTCCGGGGTCGACTCCCACCTCGCCGGCACCCTGGAGTACGGCGACGGTCCCACCGCCCACGTCGTGGGGAGCTTCGACGCGCCCCACACCGAGCGCTACCGCGTGCTGACCGAGGACGGGCGGGTTGAGGCCGCGGACCCCTTCGGCCCCGAGCCCGACCAGCCGGTGTCGCTGACCTGGGTCAAAGACGGCGAGGAGCACACGGAGACGTTCGACGCCGTGGATCACTACCGCCTGCAGGCCGAGGCCTTCGCCGACGCGGTCGACTCGGGCCGGACGCCGCGCGTCGACCGCGCCGAGACGGTCGGCAACGCGGCGGCCATCGACGCGCTGTACGAGAGCGCCGAGCGCGGGGAGTCGGTGGCCGTCGACGCCGAGTAG
- a CDS encoding IS6 family transposase, producing MAEIARLNGSSDWIDLGFVERERTPEPAMMLGIRSHVAGLSLSNTVDLLEDLGVDRSRKAIHDWVQKADLQPELGKSPNQIAIDETVIRINDQQFWLYAAGDPARNELLHIRLFSTTTTALTEIFLRELQQKHDIETAEFLVDGAQHLQTALQRAGLRFQISRHGNRNTIERIFRELKRRTSSFSNCFSHVEPVTAENWLQSFARWHNASN from the coding sequence ATGGCAGAAATCGCCCGCCTCAACGGCAGTAGCGACTGGATAGATTTGGGTTTTGTGGAGCGCGAGCGGACACCCGAGCCGGCGATGATGCTGGGTATTCGATCGCACGTTGCGGGGCTATCGCTGTCGAATACCGTCGATTTGCTCGAGGACCTGGGTGTCGATCGGTCGCGGAAAGCGATCCACGATTGGGTGCAGAAAGCCGATTTACAGCCAGAACTAGGGAAATCGCCGAATCAGATCGCGATCGACGAAACGGTGATTCGGATCAACGATCAGCAATTCTGGCTGTACGCCGCCGGTGATCCTGCTAGAAACGAGCTGCTGCACATCCGGCTTTTTTCGACGACGACCACCGCTCTCACCGAAATATTTCTCCGCGAACTCCAGCAGAAACACGACATCGAAACAGCCGAATTTCTCGTTGATGGTGCCCAACACCTCCAAACCGCATTGCAACGAGCAGGCCTCCGATTTCAGATATCTCGCCACGGAAATCGGAATACTATCGAACGGATTTTTCGAGAACTCAAGCGCCGAACCTCGTCGTTCTCGAATTGCTTCAGCCACGTTGAGCCGGTAACAGCCGAAAATTGGCTCCAGAGTTTCGCTCGCTGGCACAATGCTTCTAACTAA
- a CDS encoding zinc ribbon domain-containing protein, protein MLGNEWVYTAIAVLLGAHLLTLLYAYRMRGDPAAVGEAEDDADGEARTDLGDGEARTEVGDDEAGVCRCPECGTSNESGYRFCKQCVAELPGGRPRMDGPTGRTQPN, encoded by the coding sequence ATGTTGGGGAACGAGTGGGTGTACACCGCTATCGCGGTGCTCCTCGGTGCACACCTGCTGACCCTGCTGTACGCCTACCGGATGCGCGGCGATCCGGCGGCGGTCGGCGAGGCGGAGGACGACGCCGACGGCGAGGCCCGCACCGATCTGGGCGACGGCGAGGCCCGCACCGAGGTCGGCGACGACGAGGCGGGAGTCTGCCGCTGCCCCGAGTGCGGGACGTCCAACGAGTCGGGGTACCGCTTCTGCAAGCAGTGCGTCGCGGAGCTGCCCGGCGGCCGGCCGCGGATGGACGGGCCGACGGGCCGAACGCAGCCGAACTGA
- a CDS encoding DUF6735 family protein, producing the protein MAHRALVAYRRLPDAYALHYAHWGTGLADAIGPDAPFGGVRELADPARGVAERLGLDASGGYDPPPTRVDPRPLRRRATPEAVLSAVDPSVESLVVVDRDYRAQTYVVCPVGFGPADAPGDPGIVLAHPDGDPAALRELVVETRSALDAAVARVALTPDAARAAFRRALAARATVYPADDASFLRAD; encoded by the coding sequence ATGGCTCACCGCGCCCTCGTCGCCTATCGCCGACTGCCGGACGCGTACGCGCTGCACTACGCTCACTGGGGGACGGGACTGGCCGACGCAATCGGCCCCGACGCGCCCTTCGGCGGGGTCCGCGAGTTGGCTGACCCGGCCCGCGGCGTCGCCGAGCGCCTCGGTCTCGACGCGTCCGGCGGGTACGATCCGCCACCGACGCGGGTCGATCCCCGGCCGCTGCGCCGCCGGGCGACGCCCGAGGCCGTCCTCTCCGCTGTCGATCCGAGCGTCGAGTCGCTGGTGGTCGTCGACCGCGACTACCGGGCACAGACGTACGTCGTCTGCCCGGTCGGGTTCGGGCCGGCGGACGCGCCCGGCGACCCCGGCATCGTTCTCGCCCACCCCGACGGGGACCCGGCGGCCCTCCGCGAGCTGGTCGTCGAGACGCGGTCGGCGCTGGACGCGGCGGTCGCCCGCGTCGCCCTGACGCCGGACGCGGCGCGGGCGGCGTTCCGACGTGCGCTGGCCGCGCGTGCGACGGTGTATCCGGCTGACGACGCGTCCTTTTTACGCGCCGACTGA
- the nucS gene encoding endonuclease NucS: MTTVERDPQSLSDPTPDEARSLIERGLDADALVTVFGRCTVEYEGRAASTLGPGDRHVMLKPDGAALVHTDEGQQPVNWQPPGCEHAVDVADGELIVESDRESPDEHLFVTFERVAHAAAFDVVDPEDLALTGTEEDLRQRILDEPALVEPGFAPLSTERGTPAGAVDIYGEDADGRTVVVELKRRRVGPDAVGQLGRYVDALERDLHDDAEVRGILVAPSVTDRARDLLAERGLEFVSLEP, from the coding sequence GTGACGACCGTCGAGCGCGACCCGCAGTCGCTGTCGGACCCGACTCCCGACGAGGCCCGGTCCCTGATCGAGCGCGGCCTGGACGCAGACGCCCTCGTGACCGTCTTCGGCCGCTGTACCGTCGAGTACGAGGGCCGAGCGGCCAGCACGCTCGGGCCGGGCGACCGCCACGTCATGCTCAAACCCGACGGGGCCGCCCTGGTCCACACCGACGAGGGCCAGCAGCCGGTCAACTGGCAGCCGCCGGGCTGCGAGCACGCCGTCGACGTCGCGGACGGCGAACTGATCGTCGAGAGCGACCGCGAGTCACCCGACGAGCACCTCTTCGTGACCTTCGAGCGGGTGGCCCACGCAGCCGCCTTCGACGTGGTCGACCCCGAGGACCTCGCGCTGACCGGGACCGAGGAGGATCTCCGACAGCGCATCCTCGACGAACCGGCGCTCGTCGAACCGGGGTTCGCACCGCTGTCGACCGAGCGAGGAACGCCCGCCGGCGCGGTCGACATCTACGGCGAGGACGCCGACGGCCGGACCGTGGTGGTCGAGCTGAAGCGACGACGGGTCGGCCCCGACGCGGTCGGCCAGCTCGGCCGGTACGTCGACGCCCTCGAGCGCGACCTCCACGACGACGCCGAGGTACGGGGGATTCTGGTGGCACCCTCAGTCACCGACCGGGCGCGCGACCTGCTCGCGGAGCGCGGGCTGGAGTTCGTCTCGCTGGAGCCCTGA
- a CDS encoding HalOD1 output domain-containing protein, giving the protein MDLVRERPWKTTPLVQTTIGDSESVAAVVTRSIASVRGVPRDRLPPLYEAGDPDALGELFGEAGQGLVAFRYCDFGVVVTASGVVSVHSDVDPGD; this is encoded by the coding sequence ATGGATCTGGTTCGCGAGCGCCCCTGGAAGACGACGCCGCTGGTCCAGACGACGATCGGAGACAGCGAGTCGGTCGCCGCGGTCGTCACGCGGTCGATCGCCTCGGTCCGCGGCGTCCCGCGTGACAGGCTTCCGCCGCTGTACGAGGCCGGCGATCCGGACGCGCTGGGGGAGTTGTTCGGTGAGGCGGGACAGGGACTCGTCGCCTTCAGATACTGCGATTTCGGGGTCGTCGTGACCGCGTCGGGGGTCGTCAGCGTCCACTCGGACGTCGACCCCGGAGACTGA
- a CDS encoding helix-turn-helix domain-containing protein, whose translation MGVNDGHADASATRVEFTFDASDSGLPFVEVAARESCSVRFEELVPRGADRYAEFFSVRDADPDRVLAHLESVDGLDAELITGGSDGGLFEFLLTGRDCPVVTLAEAGALPRGVRSVDGGARIVAEVPGSGDVGAAVDAFADAYPSAELVSKREGEGPTTIFAERDLLSALDRRLTDRQRVAIEAAHESGYYEWPREATAEEVADELGVAGATFHKHLRAAERKLIAALAEYAGE comes from the coding sequence ATGGGTGTGAACGACGGTCACGCCGATGCGTCCGCCACGAGAGTCGAGTTCACCTTCGACGCGTCCGACAGCGGCCTGCCGTTCGTCGAGGTCGCCGCACGCGAGTCCTGTTCGGTCCGTTTCGAGGAACTCGTCCCGCGCGGAGCCGACCGCTACGCGGAGTTCTTCAGCGTCCGCGACGCCGATCCCGACCGGGTGCTCGCCCACCTCGAATCGGTCGACGGCCTGGACGCGGAACTGATCACGGGCGGCTCTGACGGCGGGCTGTTCGAGTTCCTCCTGACCGGCCGGGACTGCCCGGTGGTGACCCTCGCCGAGGCGGGCGCACTTCCGCGGGGCGTCCGGAGCGTCGACGGTGGCGCCCGGATCGTCGCCGAGGTACCCGGCTCCGGCGACGTCGGGGCCGCCGTCGACGCGTTCGCCGACGCCTACCCCTCCGCAGAACTGGTGTCCAAGCGCGAGGGTGAGGGGCCGACGACGATCTTCGCCGAGCGGGACCTGCTGAGCGCGCTGGACCGACGGCTGACTGATCGCCAGCGGGTGGCCATCGAGGCCGCACACGAGTCCGGCTACTACGAGTGGCCCCGCGAAGCCACCGCCGAGGAGGTGGCCGACGAACTGGGCGTCGCCGGCGCCACCTTCCACAAGCACCTCCGGGCCGCCGAGCGCAAACTCATCGCCGCGCTGGCCGAGTACGCCGGCGAATAG